A genomic window from Bradyrhizobium lupini includes:
- a CDS encoding nitrogen fixation protein NifZ, with the protein MIEPRLPRYHSGQRVKAAIDLLNDGSFPDASPEECLVSVGHVGEIVQIGRHTEANLFIYMVDFGKQLVVGCIEEEISAF; encoded by the coding sequence ATGATCGAACCAAGACTGCCAAGATACCACTCAGGCCAACGTGTCAAGGCGGCGATAGATCTGCTCAACGACGGTTCCTTTCCGGACGCGTCGCCGGAAGAGTGTCTGGTCAGCGTCGGGCACGTTGGTGAGATCGTCCAGATCGGTCGCCATACGGAAGCGAACCTATTCATTTATATGGTCGACTTCGGCAAGCAGTTGGTGGTTGGCTGCATCGAGGAAGAAATCTCTGCATTCTAG
- a CDS encoding nitrogen fixation protein NifZ — MSNIARDSEIVELTDTPLFDYGDKVRANRTIRNDGTYVGKEIGEVLVKKGELGYVVSIGTFLQQFYIYGVEFLGSGYRVGMKGKELDLVRRSHEGEGPSLPGAASR; from the coding sequence ATGAGCAACATCGCCCGCGATAGTGAGATCGTCGAGCTGACGGACACCCCCTTGTTTGATTATGGCGACAAGGTGCGGGCCAACCGCACCATCCGCAACGACGGCACCTATGTGGGCAAGGAGATCGGTGAGGTTCTGGTCAAGAAAGGTGAGCTTGGCTATGTCGTCTCGATCGGCACGTTCCTACAACAATTTTATATCTATGGGGTCGAATTCCTCGGCTCCGGCTATCGCGTCGGCATGAAAGGCAAGGAGCTCGATCTAGTCAGGCGAAGCCACGAAGGCGAGGGGCCTTCCTTGCCAGGAGCGGCATCCCGATGA
- a CDS encoding 4Fe-4S binding protein: MPFKIIASQCTGCSACETQCPNLAISERAGVFLIDPEKCTECAGYFDEPQCVAVCPVDNTCVLDAALPRHQEPA, encoded by the coding sequence ATGCCGTTCAAGATCATCGCGTCGCAATGCACGGGCTGTTCGGCGTGCGAAACGCAATGCCCGAACCTCGCTATTTCCGAGCGAGCCGGCGTTTTCCTGATTGATCCTGAGAAATGCACCGAGTGCGCCGGCTACTTTGACGAGCCACAATGCGTGGCGGTTTGCCCCGTTGACAATACATGCGTGCTCGACGCGGCGCTGCCGCGTCACCAGGAGCCTGCTTAA
- the nifB gene encoding nitrogenase cofactor biosynthesis protein NifB, with protein MSTSAQHQVSCGGDISETLQVMATHKGCGTIGGSGKASCGSQAGIANLPIEIWEKVKNHPCYSQEAHHHYARMHVAVAPACNIQCNYCNRKYDCANESRPGIVSEKLTPMQAAKKVLAVASAIPQMSVVGVAGPGDPLANPEKTFRTFELVNRLAPDLKLCLSTNGLALPDHVDTIARLKVDHVTITINMIDPEIGAKIHPWIFYDHKRCTGIEAARILSNRQLQGLEMLTARGVLCKVNSVMIPGINDQHLVEVNKAVKSRGAFLHNVMPLISSPEHGTVFGLRGQRGPTAQEVTALQDSCESEMNMMRHCRQCRADAVGLLGEDRGAEFTMEKIMAMDIKYDEQARKEYQAKVEKARTANLVAKQEALARLASASSKIKVLVAVATKASGLINQHFGHAKEFQVYELSTSGAKYVGHRAIHSYCQDGHGEDSKLEIAIGAIKDCHAIFVSKIGGCPKAELIKAGIEPVDRYAYEFIDGSVTAWFKLYLDKVNEGKINHVERVNAAACSNALTSAA; from the coding sequence ATGAGTACTTCAGCGCAACACCAGGTATCCTGCGGCGGCGACATCAGCGAGACCTTGCAAGTCATGGCGACGCACAAGGGCTGCGGTACGATCGGTGGCAGCGGTAAGGCAAGCTGCGGATCTCAGGCTGGCATCGCCAATCTGCCAATTGAGATCTGGGAAAAGGTGAAGAACCATCCGTGTTACAGCCAGGAGGCGCACCACCATTATGCCCGCATGCATGTCGCCGTCGCACCCGCCTGCAATATCCAATGCAATTACTGCAATCGTAAGTACGATTGCGCCAACGAATCGCGTCCTGGCATTGTCAGTGAAAAGTTGACGCCGATGCAGGCCGCCAAGAAGGTGCTGGCGGTCGCTTCCGCGATCCCTCAGATGAGCGTGGTCGGCGTTGCCGGTCCTGGCGATCCGCTCGCGAACCCGGAAAAGACATTCAGGACATTCGAGCTCGTCAATAGGCTCGCGCCAGATCTCAAGCTGTGCCTCTCGACGAACGGCCTTGCGCTACCCGATCATGTCGACACAATCGCGAGACTCAAGGTCGACCACGTGACGATCACGATCAACATGATCGATCCCGAAATTGGTGCAAAGATCCATCCGTGGATCTTTTACGACCACAAGCGCTGCACCGGCATTGAAGCCGCAAGAATACTCAGCAATCGACAGCTCCAAGGGCTGGAGATGCTCACCGCGCGCGGCGTCCTGTGCAAGGTCAACTCGGTGATGATCCCCGGGATTAACGACCAGCATCTGGTCGAGGTTAACAAGGCCGTGAAGTCGCGCGGCGCCTTCCTGCATAACGTGATGCCGCTGATATCGTCGCCGGAGCATGGGACCGTCTTCGGCCTCAGGGGGCAACGCGGCCCGACTGCACAGGAAGTGACAGCATTGCAGGATAGCTGCGAAAGCGAGATGAACATGATGCGTCACTGTCGCCAGTGCCGGGCTGACGCCGTCGGACTGCTCGGGGAGGACCGTGGCGCGGAGTTCACCATGGAAAAAATCATGGCGATGGACATCAAATACGACGAGCAGGCCCGGAAGGAGTATCAGGCTAAGGTTGAGAAGGCGCGCACCGCGAACCTTGTGGCCAAGCAGGAGGCGCTTGCGCGGCTCGCCAGCGCGTCCAGCAAAATCAAGGTGCTGGTGGCGGTTGCAACCAAGGCCTCGGGATTGATCAACCAGCACTTCGGTCATGCCAAGGAGTTCCAGGTCTACGAGCTCTCGACTTCAGGCGCGAAATACGTTGGTCATCGAGCAATCCATTCCTATTGCCAAGATGGTCATGGCGAGGACAGCAAGCTCGAAATCGCCATCGGCGCCATCAAGGATTGCCACGCCATATTCGTGTCAAAGATCGGCGGCTGCCCGAAGGCCGAATTGATCAAGGCCGGCATAGAGCCGGTCGATCGGTACGCCTACGAGTTCATCGATGGCTCGGTCACCGCCTGGTTCAAACTCTATCTCGATAAAGTCAATGAGGGGAAGATCAATCACGTTGAAAGGGTCAATGCGGCGGCCTGCTCCAACGCGCTGACTTCCGCCGCCTGA
- the nifT gene encoding putative nitrogen fixation protein NifT has translation MKVMIRRSPETGLSIYVPKKDLEEPIVDWEHETLWGGWVKIANGWVLDLPEMASDTTLPITINAKKRGGEATEK, from the coding sequence ATGAAGGTCATGATTCGTCGTTCGCCCGAGACAGGCCTTTCGATTTATGTACCCAAGAAAGATCTTGAGGAACCGATCGTCGATTGGGAGCACGAGACGCTGTGGGGTGGTTGGGTCAAAATCGCAAACGGCTGGGTGCTCGACCTACCGGAGATGGCGAGCGACACCACCCTACCAATCACCATAAACGCCAAGAAGCGCGGAGGCGAAGCAACCGAAAAATGA
- the nifS gene encoding cysteine desulfurase NifS, with the protein MRPIYLDNNATTPAHPLVVAAMLPFFSGQFGNASSGHAFGIEVAPALTQARRNVQALIGAAFDHEIVFTSGATESDNTAILSALAVQEGRDEIVTTAVEHSAVLSVAQELGRRGIKIHVIPVDASGRLDIESYGNALSERTSIASIMWANNETGTIFPVKSLAKMARSVGALFHTDAVQAVGRIPIDLKTTDIDMLSLSGHKLHGPKGIGALYVRNDIKFRPLIFGGAQERRRRAGTENVPGIVGLGKAAELAAAHLIQDQIQICALRDRLERGILALGGCIVLGDIKNRLPNTSNMAFERLEAEAIVHHLNRDGIATSLGSACACGSMEPSHVLRAMRVPATFLRGAVRFSLSRDTAPDEIGRVLQVLAHIISKQRALWRACQERAGESSQPAEPL; encoded by the coding sequence GTGCGGCCGATTTACCTCGACAATAACGCCACGACCCCTGCACATCCCTTGGTGGTTGCCGCGATGCTGCCGTTCTTCTCTGGGCAATTCGGCAATGCGTCCTCCGGGCATGCATTCGGCATTGAGGTTGCGCCCGCATTGACGCAGGCGCGCCGAAATGTGCAGGCTCTCATTGGCGCGGCATTCGATCACGAGATCGTTTTCACCTCCGGCGCGACGGAATCTGACAACACTGCGATCCTGTCCGCGCTCGCCGTGCAGGAAGGACGCGACGAGATCGTCACAACGGCCGTTGAGCATTCGGCCGTGCTGTCTGTTGCCCAGGAGCTGGGCCGACGAGGAATCAAGATCCACGTCATTCCGGTCGATGCAAGCGGTCGATTGGACATCGAGAGTTATGGCAACGCCTTGTCGGAGCGTACGTCAATCGCCTCGATCATGTGGGCCAATAATGAGACCGGTACGATCTTTCCGGTGAAGTCCCTCGCCAAGATGGCGCGCTCAGTCGGCGCGCTCTTTCACACCGATGCAGTCCAGGCCGTCGGGCGCATTCCAATTGACCTGAAGACGACGGATATCGATATGCTGTCGCTCTCCGGCCACAAGCTGCATGGTCCGAAGGGCATCGGCGCGCTGTACGTGCGCAATGACATTAAGTTCCGGCCGCTGATCTTCGGCGGCGCGCAAGAGCGGCGTCGCCGCGCTGGCACCGAAAACGTCCCAGGCATTGTTGGGCTCGGCAAGGCGGCGGAACTCGCGGCGGCACACCTCATACAAGATCAGATCCAGATTTGCGCGCTTCGCGACCGGCTGGAGCGCGGCATTCTCGCGCTCGGCGGTTGCATCGTGCTCGGTGATATCAAAAACCGCCTGCCAAATACCTCTAACATGGCCTTCGAGCGTCTCGAAGCGGAGGCCATCGTCCACCACCTGAATCGTGACGGAATTGCCACCTCACTCGGTTCAGCCTGCGCGTGCGGCTCGATGGAGCCGTCTCATGTCCTGCGCGCGATGAGAGTACCAGCGACCTTTTTGCGCGGTGCGGTGCGCTTCTCGCTCTCGCGAGACACGGCGCCGGATGAGATCGGTCGTGTGCTGCAAGTCCTGGCGCACATTATTTCCAAACAGAGAGCCTTGTGGCGTGCGTGTCAGGAGCGTGCGGGCGAGAGTTCGCAACCTGCAGAGCCCCTATGA
- a CDS encoding NifU family protein, translating into MGLKAERMKQCSTIEPADRERIVRAVLDESRQSLRRDGGDCELVAIDGNKIMVRLAGACMVCKLAGTTLATIQARLIERLGEFVRLIPLPEAAKVRH; encoded by the coding sequence ATGGGCCTGAAGGCTGAACGGATGAAGCAGTGTTCGACTATCGAGCCTGCCGATCGCGAGCGGATCGTCCGCGCCGTGCTCGATGAGAGTCGGCAAAGCCTCAGGCGCGATGGGGGAGATTGTGAGCTCGTCGCAATAGACGGCAATAAGATCATGGTCAGGCTCGCTGGCGCTTGCATGGTATGCAAGCTTGCGGGCACGACGCTCGCGACCATTCAGGCGCGCCTGATCGAGCGGCTCGGCGAGTTTGTCCGCCTGATCCCGCTCCCCGAAGCTGCGAAAGTGAGGCATTAA
- a CDS encoding iron-sulfur cluster assembly accessory protein yields the protein MIHLTDSAIKALKAAISSTAQPTNGLRIMIEGGGCQGFTYKMGLAHEPSSDETVFEQGGIKVFVDNASREHLNGTTIDFVVSLEGSGFRFDNPNAKSSCSCGKSFS from the coding sequence ATGATCCACCTGACGGATAGCGCCATCAAGGCACTGAAGGCCGCAATCTCCTCGACTGCGCAGCCGACAAACGGTTTGCGGATCATGATCGAAGGCGGCGGCTGCCAGGGATTCACATATAAAATGGGTCTTGCTCATGAGCCGAGCTCCGATGAGACAGTGTTCGAGCAAGGCGGGATAAAAGTGTTCGTCGACAACGCAAGCCGGGAGCATCTCAACGGCACCACAATCGATTTCGTGGTGTCCCTCGAAGGATCAGGGTTCCGCTTCGATAACCCAAATGCCAAATCGAGCTGTTCCTGCGGCAAATCATTCAGCTGA
- a CDS encoding IS630 family transposase (programmed frameshift) has translation MAKPLSMDLRERVLGTLAGGVSGRHAAERFGVSAASVSRWRIRQREQGDAQPRAQGGDRKSHRIDAHQTRIMALLKATPDITIEELRDSLSKEGLSFGYGTIRRFFERHNITRKKPTAHATEQDRPDVLTRREAWRASQGKLDRERLVFIDETWASTNMARTHRRCQRGKRLRAAVPHGHWKTTTCGAALTTRGIIAPWVLDGLSTVMPSRLTCGKGAHPGTSARPIVIMDNLSSHKGLRIRQMIEAPGATLLYLPPYSPDLNPIENAFAKLKANLRKAAERTVNGLWEAIGRIVDTYTPAESTNYFVAAGYLQPDRLTL, from the exons ATGGCGAAGCCGCTGTCGATGGACCTTCGTGAACGAGTGCTTGGCACCCTTGCGGGCGGCGTCTCCGGCCGGCATGCTGCCGAGCGGTTTGGAGTAAGCGCGGCGAGCGTCAGCCGGTGGCGGATACGCCAGCGGGAGCAAGGGGATGCCCAGCCAAGGGCTCAGGGCGGCGATCGCAAGTCCCATCGGATCGATGCCCATCAGACGAGGATTATGGCCTTGCTCAAGGCAACCCCTGACATCACCATTGAGGAATTGCGTGACAGCCTGAGCAAGGAAGGTCTTTCCTTTGGCTATGGGACGATCCGGCGCTTCTTCGAGCGCCACAACATCACGCGCAAAAAAC CGACCGCCCATGCCACAGAGCAGGATCGCCCGGATGTCTTGACGCGGCGGGAAGCCTGGCGTGCGAGCCAAGGCAAGCTCGATCGGGAGCGGCTCGTCTTCATTGATGAGACCTGGGCGTCGACCAACATGGCGCGAACACATCGCCGCTGCCAGCGCGGCAAACGTCTGCGAGCTGCCGTTCCGCACGGCCACTGGAAAACGACAACCTGCGGGGCCGCTTTAACGACGCGCGGTATCATCGCGCCCTGGGTGCTCGATGGCCTATCAACCGTGATGCCTTCGAGACTTACGTGTGGAAAAGGTGCACATCCCGGAACTTCCGCAAGACCGATTGTCATCATGGACAACCTCTCCAGCCATAAAGGGCTGCGCATACGCCAGATGATCGAAGCCCCCGGCGCAACGCTCCTCTATCTTCCGCCCTACAGCCCCGACCTCAACCCGATCGAGAACGCATTCGCCAAGCTCAAAGCAAATTTGCGAAAGGCCGCCGAACGTACGGTCAATGGTCTCTGGGAAGCTATTGGTCGCATCGTCGACACCTACACGCCCGCAGAATCCACAAACTACTTCGTGGCCGCAGGGTACTTGCAACCTGATCGGCTAACGCTCTAG
- a CDS encoding redoxin family protein, with amino-acid sequence MVLCMASPAPSLKVENWLRGEPLTNFRPGKVYIVEFWASWCGPCVGAMPHLIELQAKYKDEGLEIVGVAATEQAPTADEARTKLDAWLTEKFSNLNYRIGFDSTGEMNKLWMDASSSLGVPTSFVVDRDGHIAFIGHPIQLDEVLPKIINGTWRGSYQAKAADAKRIATNERIARELSILRTVRSAMEAKDWQTALSAVEEGIAAMPDNRHLREIHADLLLHKMHDTATGFQVLRQLVRDAIDKQSEAVRGLIAVMTQIFDPENDRAHLPRAERFALGGDVSEHILNSVHASDGLTVSSYRMVAQYYYESGDEQRAIELIERAMTLLDDPKAMPNEMRKGAKQYHMPRLLQSLANYRGEKVCSGSCSISQEASPGPKVQPQEET; translated from the coding sequence ATGGTGCTGTGCATGGCGTCCCCGGCTCCTTCGCTCAAAGTCGAGAACTGGCTGCGTGGCGAGCCCCTCACGAACTTCCGGCCAGGGAAAGTGTACATCGTCGAATTTTGGGCAAGTTGGTGCGGCCCATGTGTGGGGGCGATGCCCCATCTCATAGAGCTGCAAGCAAAATACAAAGACGAAGGGCTTGAGATCGTCGGAGTCGCAGCTACGGAACAAGCACCAACGGCGGATGAGGCTCGCACCAAGCTGGACGCATGGTTGACTGAAAAGTTCTCAAATCTGAACTATCGAATTGGGTTCGACAGTACAGGCGAAATGAACAAGCTTTGGATGGATGCCAGCTCTTCTCTTGGGGTTCCGACATCGTTCGTCGTCGACCGTGACGGCCACATTGCCTTCATCGGTCATCCGATCCAACTCGACGAGGTCTTGCCGAAAATTATCAATGGCACTTGGCGCGGCAGCTATCAAGCTAAAGCCGCTGATGCGAAACGAATTGCAACAAACGAACGCATAGCTCGCGAACTCTCAATCCTTCGGACAGTTCGATCGGCGATGGAAGCAAAGGATTGGCAGACGGCGCTCTCAGCGGTCGAAGAGGGCATTGCCGCGATGCCGGACAATCGCCACTTGCGGGAGATTCATGCGGATCTGTTGCTTCACAAAATGCACGACACGGCGACCGGGTTCCAGGTCTTACGCCAACTGGTTCGAGATGCGATTGATAAACAGTCAGAGGCTGTGCGTGGGCTGATTGCCGTGATGACGCAAATCTTTGATCCGGAGAACGATAGGGCCCACCTTCCGCGTGCGGAACGCTTTGCGCTCGGCGGTGATGTGTCGGAACATATCCTCAATTCTGTGCACGCCAGCGACGGCCTCACCGTTTCTTCTTATAGGATGGTCGCTCAGTACTATTACGAGAGTGGTGACGAGCAACGCGCGATCGAGCTGATCGAGCGGGCAATGACATTGCTAGACGATCCGAAAGCAATGCCGAACGAAATGAGGAAAGGTGCGAAACAGTATCATATGCCGCGGTTGTTGCAAAGCTTGGCCAACTACAGGGGTGAGAAGGTTTGCAGCGGGTCTTGTTCGATTTCGCAGGAAGCGTCTCCTGGACCCAAAGTACAGCCGCAGGAGGAGACATGA